Proteins from one Planctomycetia bacterium genomic window:
- a CDS encoding dihydrodipicolinate synthase family protein, whose product MANSDFRALLNRGVAIPAHPLALDSQRRLDERHQRALTRYYLAAGVGGLAVGVHTTQFAIREPSIGLLEPVLALAAEEMRRSPQPLVDIAGICGLTHQAVAEAGLATSLGYDAGLLSLSAWRAADEASLIDHCRAVADVIPIVGFYLQPSVGGRVLSYSFWRRFVEIDAVVAIKIAPFNRYQTLDVVRAVIAAGRDDIALYTGNDDNIVSDLITPFEFNGRQRRIVGGLLGQWSVGTRRAVELLERCQREPASPDLLRLGVELTDFNAACFDAANGFQGCIAGMHEVLRRQGLLLGNWCLDEHELLGPGQLAEIERVLRTYPHLNDDQFVAEQIDDWLRP is encoded by the coding sequence ATGGCCAATTCTGATTTTCGCGCTTTGCTCAACCGCGGCGTTGCCATCCCCGCACATCCGCTGGCGCTGGACTCCCAACGCCGTCTGGACGAACGCCATCAACGAGCGTTGACGCGATATTACCTCGCGGCCGGCGTCGGCGGACTGGCGGTCGGAGTCCATACGACGCAATTCGCCATTCGTGAGCCCAGCATCGGCCTGCTCGAACCCGTGCTGGCGTTAGCCGCCGAGGAAATGCGTCGCTCCCCACAACCGCTCGTGGACATTGCCGGAATCTGTGGCCTGACGCACCAAGCCGTGGCGGAAGCGGGGCTCGCCACTTCGCTGGGATATGACGCGGGACTGTTGAGCCTGTCTGCCTGGCGCGCGGCGGATGAGGCGTCGCTGATCGATCATTGCCGCGCGGTCGCCGACGTCATCCCCATCGTCGGGTTCTATTTGCAACCCAGTGTGGGTGGGCGCGTGCTTTCCTATTCGTTCTGGCGCCGATTCGTGGAAATTGACGCCGTCGTCGCCATCAAGATCGCGCCGTTCAATCGCTACCAAACGCTCGACGTCGTACGGGCCGTGATTGCCGCGGGCCGCGACGACATCGCCCTTTACACGGGCAACGATGACAATATCGTCTCCGACTTGATTACTCCGTTTGAGTTCAACGGACGCCAGCGGCGCATCGTAGGTGGCTTGCTCGGCCAGTGGTCTGTCGGAACGCGGCGCGCCGTCGAGCTGCTCGAACGCTGCCAGCGCGAGCCCGCCTCGCCCGACCTGCTGCGTTTAGGCGTGGAACTCACAGACTTCAACGCCGCTTGTTTTGACGCCGCCAACGGATTTCAAGGCTGCATTGCGGGAATGCATGAGGTGCTGCGGCGCCAAGGACTGCTCTTAGGCAACTGGTGCTTGGACGAACACGAATTACTGGGGCCGGGCCAGCTGGCGGAGATCGAGCGTGTGCTACGCACCTATCCCCATTTGAATGACGACCAGTTCGTGGCCGAGCAAATCGACGACTGGCTGCGTCCCTAG